A single Gasterosteus aculeatus chromosome 2, fGasAcu3.hap1.1, whole genome shotgun sequence DNA region contains:
- the fkbp1ab gene encoding FKBP prolyl isomerase 1Ab — MGVEIETITPGDGRTFPKKGQTCVVHYVGSLTDGRKFDSSRDRDKPFRFKIGKQEVIRGWEEGVVQMSVGQRAQLTCTPDFAYGNKGHPGIIPPNATLIFDVELLGLE; from the exons ATGGGAGTCGAAATCGAAACCATCACCCCGGGAGACG GAAGGACTTTCCCCAAAAAAGGACAGACGTGCGTGGTGCATTACGTCG GCTCCCTGACGGACGGACGTAAGTTTGACTCATCCCGCGACAGGGACAAGCCTTTCCGGTTCAAGATCGGCAAGCAGGAGGTGATCCGAGGCTGGGAAGAGGGTGTAGTGCAG ATGAGCGTTGGTCAAAGGGCCCAGCTGACCTGCACACCCGACTTTGCCTACGGAAACAAAGGCCACCCGGGTATCATTCCTCCCAACGCAACGCTCATCTTTGACGTTGAACTGCTGGGTTTGGAATGA
- the LOC144385521 gene encoding syntenin-2-like yields MSLYPSLEDLKVDKVMRAQAQYAQTAASMPAIAEGTYQPQLATAGMPGSSLYPDLGELGDYMGLALNSEEVQRNLALLPVADNVSGCVHPNRRYFPPGSPLVKDPDPQRDYNL; encoded by the exons ATGTCCCTGTATCCATCCCTCGAGGACCTCAAGGTCGACAAGGTCATGAGG GCCCAGGCGCAGTATGCCCAGACTGCCGCCTCCATGCCGGCCATCGCCGAGGGAACCTACCAGCCTCAGCTCGCCACCGCTGGCATGCCGGGATCAA GCCTGTACCCGGACCTCGGGGAGCTTGGCGACTACATGGGCCTGGCCCTCAACAGCGAGGAGGTCCAGAGGAACCTGGCCTTGTTGCCGGTGGCTGACAATGTAAGTGGTTGTGTGCATCCAAACAGAAGATATTTTCCACCAGGTTCCCCTTTGGTCAAAGACCCTGATCCTCAACGCGATTACAACCTATGA
- the nsfl1c gene encoding NSFL1 cofactor p47, giving the protein MASQEESVREFVAVTDVDEERARFFLESAGWNLQLALASFFEDGADDDIVTLPQPEIGSSVSRSAGPSAQPRVTSFRDLMHEAEDESDEEEGQRFFAGGSERSGQQIVGPPKKKSSNEVVEDLFKGAREHGAVPLDRPGRGPGESSKARAFIGGGYRLGAAPEEESAYVAGERHGSKGQQDVHVVLKLWKTGFSLDNGELRNYSDPGNANFLEAIRRGEIPLELRQRSRGGQVNLDMEDHRDEDFSKPRMAFKAFGGEGQKLGSATPELVSAQATSQQDQAAIEAEASSSVTLDSSQPVTNIQIRLADGGRLVQRFNYTHRVSDVRQFLVGARPAMAAREFVLMTTFPNKELSDEGLTLQQANLLNAVIVQRLN; this is encoded by the exons ATGGCGAGCCAAGAGGAGTCCGTGAGGGAGTTTGTCGCCGTTACCGACGTGGACGAGGAGAGGGCCCGGTTTTTCCTGGAGTCCGCCGGCTGGAATTTGCAG cttGCACTTGCTAGTTTCTTCGAGGATGGAGCTGATGACGACATAGTGACTCTGCCTCAACCTGAGATCGGTTCCTCGGTGTCCCGGTCTGCTGGGCCAAG CGCTCAGCCCAGAGTGACGTCCTTCAGAGATCTGATGCACGAGGCAGAGGACGAGAGTGACGAGGAGGAAGGCCAAAG GTTTTTCGCGGGAGGGTCAGAGCGCAGTGGGCAGCAGATCGTCGGGCCTCCCAAGAAGAAGAGCTCCAATGAAGTGGTGGAGGATTTGTTCAAGGGAGCGAGGGAACACGGGGCTGTGCCGCTGGACCGGCCTGGACGAGGCCCAGGGGAGTCCAGCAAAGCCAGG GCCTTCATCGGAGGAGGCTACCGGCTCGGAGCAGCTCCGGAGGAGGAGTCGGCCTACGTGGCTGGAGAGAGGCACGGCTCCAAAGGCCAGCAGGAC gtgcACGTGGTGCTGAAGCTGTGGAAGACAGGTTTCAGTCTGGATAACGGTGAGCTCAGAAACTACAGCGATCCAGGAAACGCCAACTTCCTTGAGGCAATCCGAAGGGG CGAGATTCCCCTGGAGCTGAGGCAGAGGTCTCGAGGGGGCCAGGTCAACCTGGACATGGAGGACCACAGGGACGAGGACTTCTCCAAACCCAGGATGGCATTCAAGGCCTTCGGGGGCGAAGGACAGAAGTTGGGAAG tgCCACCCCAGAGCTGGTTTCAGCCCAGGCAACGTCTCAGCAGGACCAGGCCGCCATCGAGGCCGAAGCGAGCTCCTCCGTGACCCTCGACTCGTCCCAGCCCGTCACCAACATCCAGATCAGACTGGCCGACGGCGGCAGGCTGGTCCAAAGGTTCAACTACACCCACAG GGTGTCCGACGTGCGTCAGTTTCTGGTGGGGGCGCGGCCCGCCATGGCTGCCAGAGAGTTTGTTCTCATGACCACCTTCCCCAACAAGGAGCTGTCGGACGAGGGCCTGACCCTGCAGCAGGCCAACCTCCTCAACGCAGTCATCGTCCAGCGGCTAAACTGA